A segment of the Doryrhamphus excisus isolate RoL2022-K1 chromosome 7, RoL_Dexc_1.0, whole genome shotgun sequence genome:
gaattaaaaaaaaaagtatagccTGTTTAAGTGCCATTGGGCATTGTGTCAAGGTGCAATTTGCAGCTACCTGATGAATGAAACAGTCGCTAGGCTTTAATGAGTGTTAGTCAGGAGGTGACGGTGTCCCACCCACGCTCCATCCTCCAAATGCCAAGtgtcacagcagcagcagcatgacGCCTGTTTGACGCAAGATCCGCGCGACATCTGGGAATGTCGTAAAGCCATGGAACAGATACAAAGGTGCCGGGGGTCAAGGTTGAAATGTTGAGGTTCAGGATGGATGGAGTGCGTGGACAATGCAGTCTTGTCAGGTCTGCGATCAGTCAGCTGAGTGCCTgcttcccccccaccaccaccaccccccaccctcagGCCTGGCAGCAAGGCCCTGCCTCCACTAGAGCTCTCTCATCCACTCACGCACCATGTCCTCATTCACCCTCTTGTCCTGAGCAGTGCACTCAGTTGCACACTGATTTTGCCAAGGGGAGGGTGGCGGGGATAGATTGTTTATACGCGTGTCACGCTGCTTATCATTTAGAATGACATGTCAAGTCCTGGATTATGCAGATGGTGTCAAATATTTGCTTGAGGTGATGCTGTAAATCCTGTCTTTCGTTAGCATCAAACAAAATCATTTAGCATAGCGTGTGAGCGGTGATAAGCGAGGCAGCAGTGACATCTAGTGGAAAACTAAGGTATCGCAATGGCTTCTGATGACTGCGCCTGGCaacaaaatgctaaatttaaaattaaaattctatTCCGGATTTTATAGCCAGTGCATACACTCAAGCATTGAGTGCACTTCTGGGAATAACACTCACGTGATTCTCCTCTATTTTTACTCAAAGTGACAAGAGCTGCTCTATGACAAGCTCGATATTCCGTCACTTGATGATGATTACCGGAGCCTCCCGCAGTACATCAAATCCACTTTTACACATTATTGTGACTGGTCAGGACatgattaatgaatgaaacGCCAGTGCCATTGTCGCTAAGCCAGGCTTCTTCAGGAGCGGCTCTTCCGCCATGCCAGCGTGGGCTAGCGGCCAAGCTAGGCCACGGTGCCAGAGCGGGAGGGCCGCCCGTTTTACAAAAGGTCGCCATACCTCAGATTGGATCAAGTGACTTGTGCTGAACTGCTGTATCACCCCGGGTGCCATGTGTCCATGACGCTGGTAGCTGAAATACTAAGACATGACCCAGCAGGTCGTTTTGATTGGGTGATGTCATCACCGTGTGACAATTGTCATGATATCAAGCGCTAAGAATGTAATTACCGCTtcttatttgaaacatttaatcAAACCAAGTCCTGGTTTTTGTACGATTCAGTTTTTGACACTTTATCATACAATATTACaccattttatatatttaatcttGTGGTATTAATGAAAAAAGATCGATTCACAAGAAAGACTGAGCTCTAAAATCGACTCTCAAATGAAAGTTGACGATTCACATTTGTCTGTAATTGGTCAGGTTAAATGGGGGTGGTGGTTGGTGTTTTGGCGACATCTAGTGGCTACAATTATTCATTGCATGCACTTGTTGTGACGCAGTTGACAAATTGACAAACAGAATGATACTTGTTACCGAATACTTTCCAAATACACTTGGGATACAATGTGTCGGTAAGTAATGTGAAACTATAAATACATGATACCTGAGAAATGATACATGACTGAGAAATGTCTTATTTTAGACAGCAGTGTTGTTTAATTAGAACACTAATGGAGCATGGAGGAGATAGTAGCTGCTGTGTTGGCCACTGTCGAACTACATACACATGTATGACTttctattttaattcattttggtGTAGGGTCcgtatactttaaaaaaaatggatttattTCAGCTTCCGTATCATTGGTTTGTGTCCTTAGTATCAACATCGGCCCATGATATTGTCTGGAGTGGCGCCATGACATCTCCCTCTGATAATGGCGCCATCATAAATTAAGGTAAATATGAGTTACAGTTCAGTGCGACTCTTTCCCTCTACATGATGCTTGTTTTGACTGATTCGACTTATATTTAATATGAATgataacataattaaataattttattataattacattttatttattttatttattcacttaatttattacaataaaaattaagttacattttaatcaattgtttacattttaatcaattgtattatatttgtaatttttcaaatgttttaaatgtaatttaaatacattatattaataaagAGTAATATAGGTAAAAGTGATattttctgcatataaaacCATAATTCTCTagaatttttgttcatttttgttttgggtgtctggatggttacatgatttcctatgggatgctccgatcgattGGCCACCGCTCAATACCAGCCATTGATCGACGATCATTGATTGCGATAAACGCCTTTCAAAGCTGATCACAAAAACCGATTAGCGTGCAGCGGCAAATCCCGCGTCTGCCGTGTCACCTTGGGCTGCTAACAAAACGATCTTACCACGATTcctgcatctttgtttacacattttgcctgtatATGAAACCCGACttttatgtcattcattcattcgttttctaccgctttttcctcacaagggtcgcgggggtgctggagcctatcccagctgtctttgggcgagaggcggggtacaccctggactggtggccagccagccaatcacagggcacatatagacaaacaaccattcacactcacattcatacctacaatttggagtcgccaattaacctagcatgtttttggaatgtgggaggaaaccggagtacccggagaaaacccacacatgcacggggagaacatgcaaggtggaatcgagggtggaatcgaaccctggtctcctagctgtgaggtctgcgcgctaaccactagactgccgtgccgcccactttcatgtcattttatcattaaaaaaatttccaCCGTGATcacttgttgagtctttgtagcgaaattgagagctaggtatccactcttctacctagcgaggcgtcgtgttagtccgccagatataattttttatgtttgccgcaacaataacaatatccattatgtaaatggaacactattgctgttttttaaatgttttttgtgagggctttagcatcaaaatatgcatttcccataacgtccattgttagctagctcatattaactagttttctcacACTACAATGCAcaggaaagggaaagaaatacgtgtagttcccctttaaatgcgAGCCAAATCACAGGCGTCTTGAAGCCCATAAAGGATGGTGACCGATCgtttattttattcaagaaAAGCCAACCAAACAGTGCACTactaagacaaaaatacagatataaaaatgtgtcattgcACCTAGTCCCTATGAAGACACCCTGATGATGTAGTAACCATTTCACCCTAGCCGACAACCCCGTCTGTCCCCCCCTGAGACCACTTCCACTTATAAAACCACCACGCGAGCAAACAAGTAAGAACATGAAAGCATGAAAACACGTATAGCATAGAGAATGCGAGGAAATCGTACAAggaaacaataacaacaaatccGGCGACTGGCAGGCTGCAGGTGAGGAATCGGGTGAAGTGACTTAGGATGTACAACATGGTCCACCACATAAAACCGTTGGACTTCCGGCAGGGACGGTTGACATCTGGAGCAGACGAAACGGGATCGGCAGGAGCAATCGACTGCCCACTTTCTTCTGCGGcggtacttcctgtttcatggaGAACACCTGATGTGGAGTCCGTTGGTCGTTCAAGTGCGCCATCTCCAACTCTATCCAATCTGGACTCCATTACTTCAAGAGCGTTGGTATTCTCCGTCAAATTAGGCTCTTGTCTGTGGTCACTTTGGTTTATTCCCAGAGGGTCCTCCAACGTGAAGGTCACTCGTTCATTTAATGGATCCAATTGGTTGCAAAACTCGGTTAACTTTAGGCTTCTTTCGCACTCCTGAGACCTCATTTTCCCATTCAGGTTGTGCCTATCTGGCGGGAAATGTCTTAAAGTGCGATGGAGGACACGATCCTCTGGATTGGCTTCAAAGATCTGACCATTTGAGATGATGACATGGTCATCCAGTGTGCCGATTTCCTCATTTTTCTTCTCATCTTCTCTGACTTCCATCTCCGTTCTTTGGTGACCCATCCCGCCACCTGTGTCTTCCCCTCCCAGAATCCGTCTTTCTCCCTGTGAGATCCTGTCATGGCCGTCGGCATTCTGTGGCTCTGCTGTCATGGGCGTCAACTCCTTCAGGCATTCATCTCCTTTGTTTCGATGTTCTTCTGAAGTGTCAACAGATCCCCGGGACACGAGAGTCGCATGCGACTCTGCCGCGACTGTGTCCTCACCCCTTGGGGAAACGTGATCTGGCGATGTTTGGGAAGCATGTGACAGCGCCTGACCCGCAGCTGAGGCGTCTAGGGTGGCATTCCGGACATCTTTTTCTTCAGGCAGAGAAGAAACCCGCACGGCGGTTTGCAGCCATTCCGACTCGGGGACACTCGACTCGTCCTCGGAAGCAGGCTCGTTAATAAAAGCCCGCCATACATCACACACAGAGGTGTCGTTATCAGCGGCGTGACCTTTCCCATTAAGAAAGGACCCCAAAATATCATTAACAGACGCTGCGGCTTTTACACTTTGCTCTTTCGACAAGGTCACTTTGGCTCTTCCTGTCCAGATATCATCCATTAGATTATTATCATTGTCCCAGTCCAGGCTAATCAGAGGAATTTGGTGGTAGGTCAGCACATGGGGTCGCTTGTTCGATTGTTTCCTCGTGCCCACGTGGGCCCCGGCGTCATGTAGCCCCCACCTGTGGGAGAATATGTCTTTGACGTGCGCCAGGCGTGCGGCTCTCTGTCGGTTTTTCATGCTCTCCACCTGTCCAAGAGGTCACAGGGTCAGAGGTTGAGTCAAGTATTTATGCCGGAGGCATAGCATGAGTTCAACGGGGGCATCGTTTTTGGATTCTTCAAGTCAAACGTGGCTATTTTTGGCACAATAACACTtctttatatcaggggtgtccaaagtgcggctcgttgctgtttatttttttcagtcaaaataataaggaaaaaaagttgtattctcaagagaaaacataataataataatttaatttaatttgaacatgcatcagattacaattgaatgcatcccataatcagttcacagtttcacatgtccaaaaggagtaggaagaagcaaagcttattaaatcctacccctccatctggtacttttacaatcagtaactgttacatttgttcacttcctgctttcctaatatagttcattattttttttaaatatatattttaaattttttgtcccgtaccaaagtacaaggtgatatgaccatacatgacataatgggtaccatagtaactgtcaatatagtgatatgttaTGATAATGATCATCATAATGTAAGCAAAAAGTTtacgaaaaaaaacatttaaagtcgtaattatgagaAAGAGAAGATTTTTTGGCACATTTTGTTGGGTAAATAGGAATAAATCAGAATATTACCGGATGaaaatttactaaaaaaaaagttaaaatagttggaatcgcagaaaaagttgtatttaaaaataatacgtttgtaattttatgaggaaaactaataaaaaaaagtaatttttcagtcataatattaaaacaaactaaacaaaatgaggttggggaaaagttatcttatgtaaataaagtccaaatattatattataacgaAGAAAATAGTTATTtaagaagttgaaatatttggaacattttaaagaaaaactgcaaaaatggaggaaaaaaaagagccaaaGACTGGAGTACACTTTTTCACCTACAAGGATATTCCAAAGCTGAG
Coding sequences within it:
- the ppp1r3aa gene encoding uncharacterized protein ppp1r3aa — translated: MEALCMKHLDEDQKKGGFRMAAWGSTAEEDEETSVPANRRKVSFADAFGLDLVSIKEFVDATEVSEEIEAGPSEEFYLSCLFTAPSSSEELERSLEAQMVDLESIELLPGTTTLRGTVRVLNLCYSKSVYARITLDRWRSYFDIMADYVPGSSDTRTDGFTFQYTVVPPLEKEGTRVEFCLRYETSLGTFWANNKEMNYVMFCHQKSPVRKQVQRSCLKASRRGSAQEKQSNNTAMLTTEAEAPREEESAESPSLFHPAEYKPRVESMKNRQRAARLAHVKDIFSHRWGLHDAGAHVGTRKQSNKRPHVLTYHQIPLISLDWDNDNNLMDDIWTGRAKVTLSKEQSVKAAASVNDILGSFLNGKGHAADNDTSVCDVWRAFINEPASEDESSVPESEWLQTAVRVSSLPEEKDVRNATLDASAAGQALSHASQTSPDHVSPRGEDTVAAESHATLVSRGSVDTSEEHRNKGDECLKELTPMTAEPQNADGHDRISQGERRILGGEDTGGGMGHQRTEMEVREDEKKNEEIGTLDDHVIISNGQIFEANPEDRVLHRTLRHFPPDRHNLNGKMRSQECERSLKLTEFCNQLDPLNERVTFTLEDPLGINQSDHRQEPNLTENTNALEVMESRLDRVGDGALERPTDSTSGVLHETGSTAAEESGQSIAPADPVSSAPDVNRPCRKSNGFMWWTMLYILSHFTRFLTCSLPVAGFVVIVSLYDFLAFSMLYVFSCFHVLTCLLAWWFYKWKWSQGGTDGVVG